In Aethina tumida isolate Nest 87 chromosome 2, icAetTumi1.1, whole genome shotgun sequence, the DNA window ATTGTTCTTGGCGGATTTTACTTGTTTGCGGTTTTTATAGGTTTGTTAATTTAAGGGTAGCTtatgtttcttttaaattgaggctattcaatttcaatcaggaactttaattaattttttgtaaaataaatgttttattgtatcTGATAAATAGAAACTCTTAAATcatgataaaaaatgtgactttttttcatatttttgttcattttttgaaaaataaatttcttatcgtatttgataaatataaactattagAGTTgctacattatattatatgaataaaaaaatttgaaataataactaGGAACTTAACTTACgatgaaaatacatattttctgCCAtagtttatttctttaaattatcgttgataaaaattttctaatgatAAATGGAAATTCATAAActaagaaacaaatatttttttggccTGAGAATGTCCTATTTAACAAACTAatgtagattatttaaaaaaaaatgttgaattacaTCAGCAACTTTTAATTCATgataaaaattctgtttagTAGTTCTGTTTTCTTAATTTGAGGTTGTTCAAGTTGAAgatcttcaattaatttttgtgaaaaataaatgtaatttttttaaatttgagtgacgaaaaaacacatttttatagtaactaatttctttaaattgacgttctatttattttaaaaataaatcttgtattgcatttgttaaaatagaaattcataaactaagaaaaatattttttgttctgaAATCCAATTTGAGAAACTATAgtaaattacttgaaaaaaaatgtcacATTTGTTGTCATAGTTTTGTTTTCGTAATTTGAGGTTTTTCAATTTCaggaacatttttttaaaaataaatgattttgttgTATCTCATATATAGAATTTCTTCAGctatgatatataatttttgtgatagTTTGAGGaacttttttgtatttgataaatagagactcttaatttatgataaaaaatatcatttttgttttatttttttggttataaaattgaataactacaataaattaaatgaataaaaaattttgaataacataCTAAATAGACTTAAATTATGacgaaaaaacatattttttgtaaaagtttattattttaaaattacgttttgtcaatttaagaaaaattttgataagaaGAAATTCATAAActagaacaaaaatatttttgtcctGAGGATGTCCAATTTGAAAACCTATAGTAACttacttgaaaaaaaaaaatgttgatttacATCTGATAaatagaaacttttaaatcataaataaaaatgtgactttttgttttagttttgttttcttaatttgAGGTGATTCAATTATGGAAGcttcaattcattttttgaaaaataaatctcataaatagaattttttaattagtgacaaaattataactttttgtgATAGTTTGAGGAACAACtgatttttgtgaaaaataaattttcctttttgtatttgataaatagaaacttttaattttagataaaaagtataatttttgtagtagtttatttttcttttaaattgaggttataaaatttaaataactacaaTGGATTAtacgaataaataattttgaattacatctaataaatagaaacttaaattatgacgaaaaaacatgttttgtcatagtttattttaatgtgacatttttaaatttaactaactactatttatttgaaaaataaattttatactgtatTTGATAAGTAAACATTcataaactaaaacaaaaatactttttgtgCTAAGGAATTCCAATTTGAGAAATTACAGTAGATtagttgaaaaaataatctaaataatgataataaagtgACTTTTTGTCACAGTTTTATTTCTCAAAATGAGGTTGTTCAATTTGAggaacttcaaattttaaacaaataaatgttttattaaaactcataaatataaactctTAATTTATgactacaaatataattacttatgagttttgttttcttaaattGAGGTTATTCAATTTGAGTACAATatactatattaataaaaatttttgaattatacctaataaataaaaactcttATTAAATCGTaacaaaaacacattttctgttatagtttgttattttaaattaacattgttCAATTTAAGTGTCTGtcgtttcttttaaaaatttaataaatagaaattcatAAActaagacaaaaatatttttttgtgctAAGGATGTCCAATTTGAGAAACTACAgtacaatatttgaaaaaaatgttgaatttcaTCTGACTTTTTAACATAGTTTTCTAGCTTTCTTAAATTGAGGTTGTTCAAGTTGAGGAATTTGCTTTTTTGaaaagtaaatgttttttatatctaataaataaaatctcctaatttaagaaaaaaatatataaatattaaaaaacattgttatcatagtatattttttaaaatttgatgtttaatttgAGTAACTGCCACTTATTCgaaaaataaatcttgaatTGCATCTGATAAACAGAAACTCttattttatggtaaaaaCTGCGATTTCTGAACGGATTGAACAACATAATTGGATAAAATCAACACCTGGAGCGTCACAAAAAAAGCCCTCGACGATGCATAATGCGATTCCGACTTTAACGATCGTAAAGCTCGCCGCCGTCTCCTTGACGACTCGCGGCTGTGCCGGCATCTCCTAACCTAACTAAACAAACCGACATGCATCGACACCGACCTGCAAAAGTACTCCTCAATTAAGTCCGGCTCATCCACCTCACACACCTGACCCGCGTCCGGGTCCCCGTTATCACTCACAATCCACCATAACCGGGTCCGGTTATTTCGACGGGAAACCGACGAAAAACGTCTATCGCACCGCGCCGCGACGGTAAACAAAGCAAATGGCGGCGTCGGAATCGCGTTTACCATCGCGACGGCCGACGATCGATACGCGACGTATCTTACAGTCGGTCAGATGGGGCGTCGCGACGCCGCCGCGCTTTCAGAGCTTCGGGTCCGGTTCATGGTTCAGGTGGTCGGGCGGAAGGGACACATGCGTATAGACCCGTCAAGAGCAGGTTGAATGTTAGTTTTGCAGGGAGTTTTACGATTTCGCTACTCCGCTCGCCCGTTAACCTTTTTCGGTTTTCTTATtgcttttcctttttttatataaacagagACACAAGTTATTACTGGGATTGTGTCTCTATGTATTAGGTTCTCTGACCTGAAAGGAGCATAatactgaaacatgaaatttggaaaatagaaaatataaatgtctcatctacatatatatttaaaaaacaacagtaattttaactaatttcaaaatattaatgtcaaaaattaacaatcaaaATGGAAAATGTCGTCAACAATTATTGTTATCCAGAATTACCTAGCGTTTATTAAAGAACAAAAGTGTGTAATTTGGAATCTTAACatagataaattaaagaattttaatggcacaaatatttttgaccactagaatagaattaaatccttaattaattaattgataatttttactaactCCTATATACTCAATTTATATATCTcagaaactaataattaaattttgaatataatttaaaaaatctcatCAAAAACTCGTGTTCATCAAGAATTTCGACGCTCCcattaatgaagaaaataatataaattaatatgtaaattctacatatataataagaaaactcCCTAAACTACAATTTTTAGATAGTTCTAATactattcttatatttttcataaatttatcacaatattttaaattaaaatccaaaatcttatcaaaagtttttattcATCAAGAATTATGTTACCCTCATTGCAGATAAaaagaattgaaattaataagagaaaaataatttatatgtaggAAGAATCTTTGACGAATAGGAATAGTTAATTGatgaagatttaataatatcaattctATATGAATCTCAGCTCCATTGctgatttatttaagaatgCTTACTAAAccataattttaactatttccaaaaatattttttttatatttcttaaaaattaacaacgaaattaagaaatacaaaatgcataaaatattatcaaaagcTCATGTTCATCAAGAATTTTCATCGTCTTTATTAAGGGtgaaaacaatacaaattaataagcaaaaattaaatatgtaataaagaattttaggCAAATAAGTTCTTGgatgaaacaaaaatctttAACAGGTAGAAATATGTAATTGCTGAagataaaactatataaagtCTACATAAATCACATATGCCAAAGACATTCGAGAAAACTCACTAAActacaatttttagatattcctAAATACtaatcttatatttttcataaatgtgctataaaattctaaattaaaatactaaaaatctCATCAAAGGTTCTTGTTCATCAAGAATTCTGTTACTCATATTACAGCTGaaaggaattaaaattaatgaataaaacataatataataggaAGTAATCTTGGATAGTTAAGTTCTTAAATGAGATTAGAATTTTTGACTAATaggaataattaattggtaaaaatataataatataaatttcgtcATAGGTTCTTATTCATCAAGAATTCTGTCACTCATATTACAGATGAAAAggattgaaattaatgaataaaacataataaaataggaaGAAATATTGggcaaataaattcttaaatgagacaagaatcttaataattgaaataactaatttgtatagatataataatacaaattttgtataaatctcACATCTAGAAACACAAAAGAAAACTTGCTAAactataacttttattaattcctaaatattatttttatatttatgaaaaattaacaacgAAGTTGAGCGTACAATCCGAAATGTTCATCGAAAATCTTATCGCCTTTATTAAGactaaaaacaatacaaattaatgagtaaagactaaatatgtaataagaattcttccataaataaattattatatacctatgactaatacaaataattaattgctgaaaataatattcttacaagttttttcttaaattaaaaaacaaagttttttcaaatatggaagtaaaaattaaatatgtaatgagTAAAGTTGCTAAATAagactttttataaaacataaatctcATATTAAcacaaagatattaaaatatccaacaacgtatatccaattaaaaatatgtacagtaAATTCTTCATTTAATTGACTCTTTTGGCAACGAAAATGTAATTTCCCAAAAATAGTGTCCGCATAAAAACAACATCCCATCCGTCATAAATCGACtcaatctcaataaaaccccgTCCACTTTAATCGTGGTCGTCATCCTTTCGTTCTGAGTTTTAGTGCACTGCAATGGCAAAAATCATCTCGGGTTCCGGGATCGTGTTTGTCGCGCGCCACTTTTATGAAACCTAAAATTCAACTTTACGatccatataaattaattaatttgttcaacAACCGTACGCCAAATTAAATTGTCGATTCCGACACGATACATCGCATGATCGTGCAAGCAATCGAAATTGCGGCGATGTTAAGTGGCGCTCTAATTTAAGacccataaaaaattatatgattatATTGATTTACGGTACGACAATAATAATGTCGCCTCCATTTTATACACTTATCGCTCTGcgagtgttttatttatgaactGGGCAATTAATACAGACGTTTATTTTATGATGCACTTGCCGGTAATTTATTGGGCAACATTGGCAATGAATGTAATTGTTTACGAGctgatttggtttattttcGGGGTTCATTCTTTCAGGGATTCTATGTCGAATTCTGTGCAAGACACCAACTCCTCGTTTTGGTAAAGCAAAGCTTGGATGTTCAGCATTCCGTACATGACAAAAGGCAGACCAGTTTCGTTGGAGAATATGTGGAAATTGTTCAGTTCATATTCACCCTAAAATCGAACGAATTGTTTCATTATTATCACCATTAGTTATAATACGCACCGGAGGAATTGGACAATTCTTGCCAATCTTCAAAGTCTCGCTGATTATTTCCCAAGCTTCGGGCAAGTAATCGAAAATATCTGTGCAAAGCACACCGGCCAAATCGAATTTCATCCCATCAGTGTTTTCTATGTGTACtttgaactaaaaaaataGCTGCAAGTAGTAatttcactaaaaataataaaggggAAGACTTACGTTAAACGATTCGTCGAATTGGGTCTTGAGGTTGACTTTGGAGTTCATTACTCTTCGTCCATCCACTTCTTTCAGTTCGACTTCAGTTTCCAACACATTTTTGGCGTTCGGATTGTCCACGTCACAAAATCTGATGTCTAGCAAATTTATTTGTCCAACCTCGCCATATTGTGCCTTTACCATCggtaaaatgatcaaaattatTCCTGCAAAGAACTTCATTGTTGTATTGAAGTATTTAGAGTAAATTTttagtgtttatattataatattaacgatataaaaaattataaacatcgATTACAAGACCTTGTTGAGGGAAATTCATTTGCCATGTATTTAATTAGGTTTGTTCATCAACAGGAAATGTGATACAAGCTATCGTGTCAAAAACGtatcattaaaatgtttgtaacaactttttaattaatttttttgttttattcatatatacgTAATTTAAACCAACTAAATTTCGACTTCTCgagtcaaattaaaaatagtttttgtactaaataaaaattcacagattttttttatttttatttctttatttataatttttatcattttttcaaatgaatatattttttataatttaaaaataaagaaaatattttatttatatattttcacatttttatcaaaacaaatattctatttaaatatttttcacattttcacAATCTATCCTATCAGAATTATGctactaaaattattcataactttttattatcatagtttttatttatttttattatattcaaataaaattgtattttttattctcattgttcatttatgtttttattttaatatatttaaaccaagtaaatattttgttaatacgTTTTTGTTAAGACATTTATTAGATAgtttataatgtaaatgaTGTTTCTGTTGTGTCAAATATATATCCTAAATTGTTCGTAAAAGTTTTTTGACAgttatttaaacacaaaaaaatataaaaaactaaatttcaaattttttagtaaaattgtttttatattatattacacttAATTCTCTTTTTATAGGAGAGTTACGTTCCCAAAAATTCTTGTAAAAAGAAGGTGTAAGGTGTAAACAACATTAAACGATTCTTGTTAtatgagtttatttatttcgtgcttacacattttaattcattaaatatattataaaaaatcaattatactTTATTAGATTCAGTAAGCCAATAagctttttatcaaataaacgaTCCTGGATGGAAATAGTGAAACATTGTTTAATTGCtctctttatttaaaatagttctcacacattaattttttgtattaacctCATACTGTttacaaagaatattttggtcaTCTTCATTATAGATCTTGAAAACAATCTGAAAATTTCCGTACAACATTGAAGGCAGCGAAACATCTGACACAGACGCCTCGAAGTTCTTTACAGAATACTCGccctaataacaaaattacatcaataattcaattagaaaatttacaagaaaCTACCTTTGGAATAGAACATTTCTCTGAGATGGGAGGTGAAACTTGCTTCCTAAGATTGTCCCACAGTTTCTCAATGTACTTTTCAACGTACTCACACAATGTTCCTTCCACAGAATAGATTCCTTTTTTCAAATTCCCTGCCTCCCACTTGTTTAAAACAAGTGAAAACTAAACAGATCTTTGTGATTTTTGCGTGATAATTACTGATTTGGTATGTCTTACCGTCGCTTTATTCAGATCCATGTCATTTGGTAGGTCCAAAGTAAAATCCAAAGCTTTATCACCATTGTCATTAATATTGTGTAAAATAGCAAATTTATCGACTTTCTGTCCGGTCACTTCGCAATCTGAAATGCTTATGGACTTCATTTTCACTAAAGGACTTgtctgaaatttataaatcattatatgttaacatatgttaatatatgttaaaggTTTTGTTATAAGTATACCATAAATCCACATTGTACATCATAGAAACTGATCGCCAGGACAAACAGGATTTCAAACTTAAACATCGCTactactattttaaaaaactgtgaGGTTgctctttttattatttattgactaaggtcatgtaaaaaaattgattaattaaattaacaggagtctataaaaaacatattaaacataaacatcgatttttattcattacacctttccattttttataattttatttcaaaaaacttgcaccagacaattttaaaattcgttttctgaaaaaaaaacaaatattgtttttattcattctttattgctatatatttttaatttggtggTCTTGATTATTGAGTACTATCAACCTCGTAAACTTTACATAATATGTTCTCATCATCTGAATTGTACAATTGTAGAGACAATTTGAACTTTCCGTAGAGAGCTGAAGGAAATTCCAGGTCTTCTATCTGACTCTCAAAATTTCTCAACGTGtacatattctaaaattaaaaaggattatttaattagttgggATTGTATATTCTAATTtcacttttgaaaatatatactcGTGTTCAACTTTTGGTGTTATTTGTTGCCTGAATCTAGCCCAAAGTTGGGGAATGTATTTGTCCATGTACTCATAAAATTCCCCTTGTACATTGTAAACTCTTTCCTTCCAAGTTCCCCCATCCCATCTTGCCACATCTAAATTGAACTAAACAAAATGTCACAACAACAAGTACGATGTGTAGCAAATTTACCATTATTTGTGTTGCATCCAAATCATAAGGTAGGTCCAAGTTCAAGTCTAGGGCTTTGTCCCCATTctgattaatattatgaagATAAGTGGTCATATCCAAAGCCGGACCATGTACTTCACAATCTGTGAGGCTGAGTGACTTAAAAGTTCCCATAGGTGCCGactataatcattattattaaaacataaatatgtttttttttgtctttaCCTACCTTACAGACTACATTGGAGTAGCTAAAAGCCAAAATTGCAAGCTGAACTAACATTATTACaggatataaatttgttttcaatctACAGCCAAATTTATAATGACCTGCAATTGCGTGATTTTATTTGGTACACATTTAATGTTGTTATGTTTGAGGaaataaacattacatataaaattttaattaggttcATGCttctattataaattgaaattcagAAATGTTCATTCCGTAagcaattaattacataaatattttatttaaatattcttgaaaaatcgTTTCATTTGTTGTAGAGAATAAATGATgtttatgttgtttatttttaaaatggaagtgcttcttcatcaaaattatttttttcatatatttgtcttatttctattttgcatttttttataaaatatataaataaagtatcattttatgtttcaaataattgttttattagcataattttcatatttttcgtcaatacatcaattaataggaagttatttttgtttacttgaagatttaacattatttatataatgtataaataaaatatctatatatgtttcaaataattgttttattagcataatttcattatttttcgtTAATACATCATTGAGTACTCTCAGCTTCGTAAACtttgcaaaatatattttcatcctTGGGATTGAATAACTTTAaggtcaatttaaattttccataTAATATTGACGGAACATTGATGTCGTCCTTCTCAGCTTCGAAGTTTGTCATCTTATATTTACCCTAAAAACGAATACATGATCTTCCGGAATCTTTCAATCG includes these proteins:
- the LOC109608019 gene encoding uncharacterized protein LOC109608019, producing the protein MVKAQYGEVGQINLLDIRFCDVDNPNAKNVLETEVELKEVDGRRVMNSKVNLKTQFDESFNFKVHIENTDGMKFDLAGVLCTDIFDYLPEAWEIISETLKIGKNCPIPPGEYELNNFHIFSNETGLPFVMYGMLNIQALLYQNEELVSCTEFDIESLKE
- the LOC109600433 gene encoding uncharacterized protein LOC109600433; protein product: MFKFEILFVLAISFYDVQCGFMTSPLVKMKSISISDCEVTGQKVDKFAILHNINDNGDKALDFTLDLPNDMDLNKATFSLVLNKWEAGNLKKGIYSVEGTLCEYVEKYIEKLWDNLRKQVSPPISEKCSIPKGEYSVKNFEASVSDVSLPSMLYGNFQIVFKIYNEDDQNILCKQYEVNTKN
- the LOC109608017 gene encoding uncharacterized protein LOC109608017 — translated: MLVQLAILAFSYSNVVCKSAPMGTFKSLSLTDCEVHGPALDMTTYLHNINQNGDKALDLNLDLPYDLDATQIMFNLDVARWDGGTWKERVYNVQGEFYEYMDKYIPQLWARFRQQITPKVEHEYIFSKNMYTLRNFESQIEDLEFPSALYGKFKLSLQLYNSDDENILCKVYEVDSTQ